A window of the Mesorhizobium opportunistum WSM2075 genome harbors these coding sequences:
- a CDS encoding ATP-binding cassette domain-containing protein yields MAERIIELRDIKKSYGQVYALGGVDLSVDRGEVVGLIGDNGAGKSTLIKILSGVVSPTSGDILVRGQPVSGWSAARSRDAGIETVFQDRALAVQQTIVRNIFMGRELTGFMGFLRVNKEIEEASRLMRDIGFTSKVFTPHSIVGQLSGGERQGVAIARAIYKQAELIILDEPTTALSLTETAKVFHFVRQVRASGRSILFIGHNIHHVFDIADRFVVLDRGKVALTTDRSQVKSAEELINFMEDVAHPGGLPGLHDGGETEQRAR; encoded by the coding sequence ATGGCCGAACGCATCATCGAACTGCGCGACATCAAGAAGTCCTATGGCCAGGTCTATGCGCTGGGCGGGGTCGATCTCAGCGTCGACCGCGGCGAGGTGGTCGGCCTGATCGGCGACAATGGCGCCGGCAAATCGACGCTGATCAAGATCCTGTCCGGCGTCGTCAGCCCGACCAGCGGCGACATACTGGTGCGCGGCCAGCCGGTGAGCGGATGGAGCGCGGCGCGCTCGCGCGACGCCGGCATCGAGACGGTGTTCCAGGACCGGGCGCTGGCGGTGCAGCAGACCATCGTGCGCAACATCTTCATGGGCCGCGAACTCACCGGCTTCATGGGCTTTCTCAGGGTTAACAAGGAGATCGAGGAGGCGAGCCGGCTGATGCGCGACATCGGCTTCACCTCGAAGGTGTTCACGCCGCATTCGATCGTCGGCCAGCTTTCGGGCGGCGAACGCCAGGGCGTGGCGATCGCGCGCGCCATCTACAAGCAGGCGGAGCTGATCATCCTCGACGAGCCGACGACGGCGCTGTCGCTGACCGAGACCGCCAAGGTCTTCCATTTCGTGCGCCAGGTGCGGGCGAGCGGCCGCTCGATCCTGTTCATCGGCCACAACATCCATCATGTCTTCGACATTGCCGACCGCTTCGTGGTGCTGGACCGGGGCAAGGTGGCGCTGACCACTGACCGCAGCCAGGTCAAGTCGGCCGAGGAGCTCATCAATTTCATGGAAGACGTGGCGCATCCGGGCGGACTGCCCGGACTGCACGATGGCGGCGAAACGGAGCAGAGAGCGCGATGA
- a CDS encoding ABC transporter permease: MSKAMEPDLQSPFSGSSVDTVGKEWRHPSDHWLRGFVIDNRASLGTLAVFIVMMAVFMIANPTVFTTWYLYSSVLTTLPVALFVVVPLVFVVTCGEIDLSFPATMGFASWVFALVVQAGYDPFLGIAAALVTGVLLGFLVGSLVVYGGLSSLIATLGMNFLLRGLIQIINEGRSMALTGLADTSAYKIFSSQVYGIPVQIFWAIAFVVLSAMLYNRHRFGAQVKVIGDNPDSAKQMGIDVKWVRVKVFVFVGIGAAIAGTFSVMINFTWWPTAGDGYLLPVLASVFVGGTPTWGGIGTVAGGAIGAVTVSFIQTGVVAAGLSGFYVQFFNGLIIILSLLGHKWNQARYR; the protein is encoded by the coding sequence ATGAGCAAGGCCATGGAACCCGATCTGCAAAGCCCCTTCAGCGGTTCAAGCGTCGACACGGTTGGCAAGGAATGGCGGCATCCGTCCGATCACTGGCTGCGCGGCTTCGTCATCGACAACCGTGCTTCGCTCGGCACGCTCGCCGTGTTCATCGTCATGATGGCGGTGTTCATGATCGCCAACCCGACCGTGTTCACCACCTGGTATCTCTACAGCTCCGTGCTCACGACGCTCCCCGTCGCGCTGTTCGTGGTGGTGCCGCTGGTCTTCGTCGTCACCTGCGGTGAGATCGACCTGTCGTTTCCGGCGACGATGGGTTTTGCTTCCTGGGTGTTCGCGCTGGTGGTGCAGGCCGGCTACGATCCGTTCCTTGGCATTGCGGCGGCATTGGTCACCGGCGTGCTGCTCGGCTTCCTCGTCGGGTCACTGGTCGTCTATGGCGGGCTATCGTCGCTGATCGCCACGCTCGGCATGAACTTCCTGCTGCGCGGCCTGATCCAGATCATCAACGAGGGCAGGTCGATGGCGCTGACCGGCCTTGCCGACACCTCAGCCTACAAGATCTTCTCCAGCCAGGTCTACGGCATCCCGGTGCAGATCTTCTGGGCCATCGCTTTCGTCGTGCTGTCGGCAATGCTCTACAACCGCCACCGCTTCGGCGCGCAGGTCAAGGTGATCGGCGACAATCCCGACAGCGCCAAGCAGATGGGCATCGACGTCAAATGGGTGCGGGTGAAGGTGTTCGTCTTCGTCGGCATAGGTGCCGCGATCGCCGGAACGTTTTCGGTGATGATCAATTTCACCTGGTGGCCGACCGCCGGCGACGGCTACCTGCTGCCGGTGCTGGCCTCGGTATTCGTCGGCGGCACCCCGACCTGGGGCGGCATCGGCACGGTCGCCGGTGGAGCCATCGGCGCGGTGACCGTGTCGTTCATCCAGACCGGCGTCGTGGCGGCGGGCCTGAGCGGCTTCTACGTGCAGTTCTTCAACGGCCTGATCATCATCCTGTCGCTGCTGGGGCACAAGTGGAACCAGGCAAGGTATCGGTGA
- a CDS encoding KAP family P-loop NTPase fold protein, translating into MKILAPDVEQAVAASEDIFGRDLFGDGLLKVFDLSDDPLVVALDEPWGSGKTVFARRLASRARDQKFKVVYFDAFKHDYDPDVFVSLASQIIEETGIRPKEKKELKAKAKDVAKIVGLVAIKGAIRGLTAGVVRASDFEDANEDVANEVGKEIEAELDKIIDSRLESAKTEQRAFEVFRQTLSTLMSTGDSDKPLIFIVDELDRCRPTYALSVLETIKHLFSVKNVHFLLVCQLDQLSAATRKMYGSEIDASLYLEKFVHFRVTFPQFEKREKDRLLKRFVLDVLKAMPDDDESGRLKDGFAEFISLVWERGEYSLRRIERLCTLFGLCLAFTNKKTIRHPALIHILCDLKLSSPMLFAKAKTGTLNYLDVKNFYRFSDDLDKRNNKLDWYSLNWRYFLSSTEELKGMDVSGFRDSSFYYNIEREDVVRFLANNIVERFAFPT; encoded by the coding sequence ATGAAAATACTTGCGCCAGATGTCGAGCAAGCAGTTGCAGCCAGTGAGGATATTTTTGGCCGCGACTTGTTTGGTGATGGGCTCCTGAAGGTTTTCGATCTCAGTGATGATCCACTAGTTGTCGCGCTCGATGAGCCATGGGGATCAGGAAAAACAGTCTTTGCAAGACGTTTGGCTAGCAGAGCGAGAGATCAGAAATTCAAGGTTGTCTATTTTGATGCGTTTAAACACGACTATGACCCAGACGTCTTTGTTTCGCTTGCTTCGCAGATTATCGAAGAAACGGGAATAAGGCCAAAAGAGAAAAAGGAACTTAAGGCAAAAGCAAAAGACGTAGCGAAGATTGTTGGACTGGTTGCTATAAAGGGTGCTATTCGTGGGCTTACAGCCGGTGTTGTTCGAGCTTCTGATTTCGAAGACGCAAATGAAGACGTAGCCAATGAAGTGGGTAAAGAAATCGAGGCTGAACTCGACAAAATTATTGATAGTCGATTAGAAAGTGCAAAAACGGAGCAAAGAGCATTCGAAGTCTTTCGTCAGACCCTTTCGACTCTAATGTCGACAGGTGACAGCGACAAGCCTCTTATATTTATTGTAGATGAACTTGATAGATGTAGGCCGACATATGCTTTGTCGGTTCTGGAGACGATAAAGCACTTATTCTCAGTCAAGAACGTTCACTTTTTGCTCGTTTGCCAGCTCGATCAGCTCTCGGCAGCGACCAGAAAAATGTATGGATCCGAGATAGACGCGAGTTTGTATCTTGAGAAATTTGTTCATTTCAGAGTCACATTTCCACAATTCGAAAAAAGAGAGAAAGATCGGCTTCTAAAGAGATTTGTCCTAGATGTTCTCAAAGCAATGCCCGATGATGATGAATCCGGCCGTTTGAAGGACGGGTTCGCGGAATTTATTTCACTTGTTTGGGAGCGAGGGGAATATTCTCTCCGTCGAATCGAGCGTCTTTGCACACTGTTTGGGCTGTGTCTGGCTTTTACGAACAAGAAAACTATCCGCCATCCGGCATTAATACACATACTTTGTGATTTGAAACTTTCGTCTCCGATGTTGTTTGCTAAGGCAAAAACGGGGACCTTGAACTATCTAGATGTAAAGAATTTCTATCGATTTTCAGATGATTTAGATAAAAGGAATAATAAACTAGATTGGTATTCTCTCAACTGGAGGTATTTTTTGTCATCCACTGAAGAATTAAAAGGGATGGATGTTAGCGGGTTTCGAGACAGTTCGTTTTACTATAATATCGAAAGAGAGGATGTAGTTCGTTTTCTGGCCAATAATATTGTAGAACGATTTGCATTCCCGACTTGA
- a CDS encoding ATP-dependent helicase, whose protein sequence is MSGFSEDMPFFDEPNARPTAPSGIAARAMAARGGQNNAPDYLKGLNPEQRLAVETTEGPVLVLAGAGTGKTRVLTTRIAHILATGKAFPSQILAVTFTNKAAREMKQRIGILIGEGNVEGMPWLGTFHSIGVKLLRRHAELAGLRSDFTILDTDDVVRLIKQLIQAEGLDDKRWPAKQFAQMIDGWKNKGQGPADIAEGDARSFANGKGRELYKAYQERLQTLNACDFGDLLCHPIRIFRANPDVLKDYHRRFKYILVDEYQDTNTAQYMWLRLLAQRPQSSPLEGEVPAKRAEGVAPEGTAAASRTAARTPPDRASPGHPPLKGEGNPRPATVNICCVGDDDQSIYGWRGAEVDNILRFDKDFPGATIIRLERNYRSTAHILGAASHLIAYNEGRFGKTLFTDRNDPEDGKVNVHAAWDSEEEARAIGETIEAYQRQKHNLNDMAILVRASFQMRAFEDRFITLGLNYRVIGGPRFYERMEIRDALAFFRVVANGGDDLAFERIVNVPKRGLGEATIRQIHDTARALRIPMLEAAANLAESDELKPKPRAALREVAANFERWQKALETTPHTELAETILEESGYTDMWKNDRSAEAPGRLENLKELVRSMEEYESLRSFLEHVALVMDAEQNAGLDAVSIMTLHSAKGLEFETVFLPGWEEGLFPHQRALDEGGRSGLEEERRLAYVGLTRAKKNLHIWFVSNRLIHGLWQSTIPSRFLEELPNSHVEVAEAGNSYGGYGNPYGGGSFASGRGGGQGPGRQNPYGASRFDNVGANTEKSGAFSNTYSTPGWQRAQANRTEATDRNWGTRSGHQVERIGYGETDSGYGAGRTSIKGRTIDGELVAKSVSDTPSAFSVGDRVFHQKFGNGNIAAIEGNKLTIDFDKAGQKRVLDGFVAAV, encoded by the coding sequence ATGTCCGGCTTTTCCGAAGACATGCCCTTTTTCGACGAACCCAATGCGCGGCCCACGGCCCCGTCGGGCATTGCCGCGCGCGCCATGGCCGCCCGCGGCGGCCAGAACAACGCGCCCGACTATCTCAAGGGTTTGAATCCCGAACAGCGGCTGGCGGTGGAAACCACCGAAGGCCCGGTTCTGGTGCTGGCCGGCGCCGGCACCGGCAAGACCCGCGTGCTGACCACCCGCATCGCCCACATCCTCGCCACCGGCAAAGCCTTCCCGTCGCAGATCCTTGCGGTGACCTTCACCAACAAGGCCGCGCGCGAGATGAAGCAGCGCATCGGCATCCTGATCGGCGAAGGCAATGTCGAGGGCATGCCGTGGCTCGGCACCTTCCACTCGATCGGCGTGAAACTGCTGCGCCGCCACGCCGAGCTTGCCGGCCTGAGATCCGACTTCACCATCCTCGACACCGACGACGTCGTGCGGCTGATCAAGCAGCTGATCCAGGCCGAGGGTCTGGACGACAAGCGCTGGCCGGCCAAGCAGTTCGCCCAGATGATCGACGGCTGGAAGAACAAGGGCCAAGGTCCGGCCGACATCGCCGAGGGCGACGCGCGCAGCTTTGCCAACGGCAAGGGCCGTGAGCTCTACAAGGCCTACCAGGAACGCCTGCAGACGCTGAACGCCTGCGATTTCGGCGATCTTCTGTGCCATCCGATCCGCATCTTCCGCGCCAATCCGGACGTGCTGAAGGACTACCACAGGCGCTTCAAATACATCCTCGTCGACGAATACCAGGACACCAACACCGCCCAGTACATGTGGCTGCGGCTCTTGGCGCAGCGGCCGCAATCCTCCCCCCTCGAGGGGGAGGTGCCCGCGAAGCGGGCGGAGGGGGTCGCCCCAGAAGGCACCGCTGCAGCGTCGCGCACTGCCGCGAGGACCCCACCCGACCGGGCTTCGCCCGGCCACCCTCCCCTCAAGGGGGAGGGAAATCCGCGTCCGGCCACCGTCAACATCTGCTGCGTCGGCGACGACGATCAATCGATCTATGGCTGGCGCGGCGCCGAGGTCGACAACATCCTGCGCTTCGACAAGGATTTTCCCGGCGCCACCATCATCAGGCTGGAGCGCAACTACCGCTCCACCGCGCACATCCTGGGCGCTGCCTCCCATCTCATCGCCTACAATGAGGGCCGCTTCGGCAAGACGCTGTTCACCGATCGCAACGATCCCGAGGACGGCAAGGTCAACGTCCACGCCGCCTGGGATTCCGAGGAGGAAGCGCGTGCCATCGGCGAGACCATCGAGGCCTACCAGCGCCAGAAGCACAATCTGAACGACATGGCGATCCTTGTCCGCGCGTCCTTCCAGATGCGCGCTTTCGAGGATCGCTTCATCACGCTCGGCCTCAACTACCGCGTCATCGGCGGTCCGCGTTTCTACGAGCGCATGGAAATCCGCGACGCGCTGGCCTTCTTCCGCGTCGTCGCCAACGGCGGCGACGACCTCGCCTTCGAGCGCATCGTCAACGTGCCCAAGCGCGGGCTGGGTGAAGCCACCATCCGCCAGATCCACGACACGGCGCGGGCGCTGCGCATCCCGATGCTGGAGGCTGCCGCCAACCTCGCCGAAAGCGACGAGCTGAAGCCGAAACCGCGCGCCGCGCTGCGCGAGGTCGCCGCCAATTTCGAACGCTGGCAGAAGGCGCTGGAAACCACGCCGCATACCGAACTCGCCGAGACAATTCTCGAAGAGAGCGGCTACACCGACATGTGGAAGAACGACCGCTCGGCCGAAGCCCCCGGCCGGCTTGAGAACCTCAAGGAACTGGTCCGCTCGATGGAGGAGTACGAGTCGCTGCGCTCCTTCCTCGAACATGTCGCGCTGGTCATGGATGCCGAGCAGAATGCCGGGCTCGACGCCGTCTCGATCATGACGCTGCATTCGGCCAAGGGCCTCGAATTCGAGACCGTCTTCCTGCCCGGCTGGGAGGAAGGCCTGTTCCCGCACCAGCGCGCGCTCGACGAAGGCGGCCGTTCAGGGCTGGAGGAAGAGCGGCGGCTGGCCTATGTCGGGCTGACGCGGGCCAAGAAGAACCTGCATATCTGGTTCGTCTCCAACCGCCTCATCCACGGCCTCTGGCAATCGACCATCCCGTCGCGCTTCCTCGAGGAACTGCCGAACTCCCATGTCGAGGTCGCCGAAGCCGGCAATTCCTATGGCGGCTACGGCAATCCCTATGGCGGCGGCTCGTTCGCATCGGGCCGTGGCGGCGGCCAGGGACCAGGAAGACAGAACCCGTACGGCGCCTCGCGCTTCGACAATGTCGGTGCCAACACCGAAAAATCCGGCGCCTTCTCAAACACCTATTCGACGCCGGGCTGGCAGCGCGCGCAGGCCAACCGCACCGAGGCGACCGACCGCAACTGGGGCACGCGCTCCGGCCATCAGGTCGAGCGCATCGGCTATGGCGAGACCGACAGTGGCTACGGCGCCGGCCGCACCTCGATCAAGGGCCGTACCATCGACGGCGAACTGGTCGCCAAATCCGTCTCCGACACGCCATCCGCCTTCAGCGTCGGCGACCGCGTCTTCCATCAGAAATTCGGCAACGGCAACATTGCGGCCATCGAAGGCAACAAGCTGACCATCGACTTCGACAAGGCCGGCCAGAAACGCGTTCTGGACGGGTTCGTCGCGGCGGTGTGA
- a CDS encoding glucose/quinate/shikimate family membrane-bound PQQ-dependent dehydrogenase, which produces MAVTITSLVLFLLGLALGAGGIWLASLGGSWYYIIAGLAFLIAAWLLYRRRSTALWLYAAIVIGTLAWAVWEIGFDWWELGPRGGIIVLVALWLLTPWARRGLAGPDGRAPLILAVLASLAVAGYSMTTDPKDIAGALDTDKVTPNANLGGDVPAGEWHYYGRTQFGQRYSPLDQITPDNVANLKPAWTYRTGDVKGPDDVGETTYQVTPLKVGDTLYICTPHNFAIAVDAATGKEKWRYDPKIKLDKDRQHQTCRGVSYYADAAGAAGQPCATRVYLPTSDARLIALDAANGQVCPAFAEGGTLNLLTGMPYPKSGYYYSTSAPLIAGGKIIVGGAVNDNYSTQEPSGVIRAYDAATGKLLWNWDSGNPDQTTPLAPGQTYTANSPNMWSTPSADEKLGLLYVPLGNQTPDQLGMGRSDNVEKFSSSITALDLNTGQLKWVRQTVHHDLWDMDVPAQPTLIDITKADGSIVPALVGPTKQGDLYVLDRRSGEPVIAVKEVPAPGGAIEGDHTSPTQPASDLSFNPKPLTDADMWGITMFDQLACRIAFHKLRYEGRYTPPSLQGSLVYPGNFGTFNWGGVAVDPVRQVMFGMPTYLAFTSRLVPRADVPAPGDDTKGSEQGLNRNDGAPYAVVMGPFLSPLGIPCQAPPWGYVAGVDLRTGAIAYKHRNGTVYDMTPLPLPLKVGVPGIGGPMITAGGVAFLGAAVDDYLRAYDLTSGKQLWQARLPAGGQSTPMTYTVADGRQFVVIVAGGHGSVGTKPGDYVMAYALPK; this is translated from the coding sequence TTGGCTGTCACCATCACCTCCCTCGTTCTTTTTCTGCTTGGCCTGGCGCTTGGCGCCGGCGGCATCTGGTTGGCTTCGCTGGGCGGCAGTTGGTATTACATCATCGCCGGTCTCGCCTTCCTGATCGCCGCTTGGCTGCTCTACCGGCGCCGCTCCACGGCACTGTGGCTCTATGCGGCGATCGTGATCGGCACGCTGGCCTGGGCGGTCTGGGAAATCGGCTTCGACTGGTGGGAACTCGGCCCGCGCGGCGGCATCATCGTGCTGGTGGCGCTGTGGCTGCTGACGCCGTGGGCGAGGCGGGGGCTTGCCGGTCCCGACGGGCGCGCACCGCTGATCCTGGCGGTGCTGGCGTCGCTGGCGGTGGCCGGCTATTCGATGACCACGGACCCCAAGGACATCGCCGGCGCGCTCGACACCGATAAGGTGACCCCCAACGCCAATCTTGGCGGCGATGTGCCGGCCGGCGAGTGGCACTATTACGGCCGCACGCAATTCGGCCAGCGCTATTCCCCGCTCGACCAGATCACGCCGGACAATGTCGCCAACCTGAAGCCAGCCTGGACCTACCGGACCGGCGACGTAAAGGGGCCTGACGATGTTGGCGAGACCACCTATCAGGTCACGCCGCTGAAAGTCGGCGACACGCTCTACATCTGCACGCCGCACAATTTTGCCATCGCGGTCGATGCGGCGACCGGCAAGGAAAAATGGCGCTACGATCCCAAGATCAAGCTCGACAAGGATCGCCAGCACCAGACCTGCCGTGGCGTATCCTATTATGCCGATGCCGCAGGCGCTGCCGGGCAACCCTGCGCCACGCGCGTCTACCTGCCGACCTCGGATGCGCGGCTGATCGCGCTCGACGCCGCCAACGGGCAGGTCTGCCCCGCCTTCGCCGAGGGCGGCACGCTCAACCTTCTGACAGGGATGCCGTACCCGAAGTCGGGCTATTATTACTCGACTTCGGCGCCGCTGATCGCGGGCGGCAAGATCATCGTCGGCGGCGCGGTCAACGACAATTATTCGACGCAGGAGCCGTCCGGCGTCATCCGCGCCTATGATGCCGCCACCGGCAAATTGCTGTGGAACTGGGATTCCGGCAATCCGGACCAGACGACGCCGCTGGCGCCCGGCCAGACCTACACCGCCAACTCGCCCAACATGTGGTCGACGCCGAGCGCCGACGAGAAGCTCGGCCTGCTCTATGTGCCGCTCGGCAACCAGACGCCGGACCAACTCGGCATGGGCCGCAGCGACAATGTCGAGAAGTTCTCCTCCTCGATCACCGCGCTCGACCTCAACACCGGACAGTTGAAATGGGTGCGGCAGACCGTACATCACGACCTGTGGGACATGGACGTGCCGGCGCAGCCGACCCTGATCGACATCACCAAGGCCGACGGCTCGATCGTGCCGGCCCTGGTCGGGCCGACCAAGCAGGGCGATCTCTATGTGCTCGACCGGCGCAGCGGTGAGCCGGTGATCGCGGTCAAGGAAGTGCCGGCGCCAGGCGGCGCCATCGAAGGCGACCACACATCGCCGACCCAGCCGGCGTCGGACCTCTCCTTCAACCCGAAGCCGCTGACCGATGCCGACATGTGGGGCATCACCATGTTCGACCAGCTGGCCTGCCGGATCGCTTTCCACAAATTGCGCTATGAAGGCCGCTACACGCCGCCCTCGCTGCAGGGATCGCTGGTCTATCCCGGTAATTTCGGCACCTTCAACTGGGGCGGCGTGGCGGTCGATCCGGTGCGGCAGGTGATGTTCGGCATGCCGACCTATCTCGCCTTCACGTCGAGACTCGTTCCGCGCGCGGACGTGCCGGCGCCGGGCGACGACACCAAGGGCAGCGAGCAGGGGCTGAACCGCAATGACGGCGCTCCCTATGCGGTGGTGATGGGACCGTTCCTGTCGCCGCTCGGCATTCCCTGCCAGGCGCCGCCCTGGGGCTATGTCGCCGGCGTCGATCTCAGGACCGGCGCGATCGCCTACAAGCACCGCAACGGCACCGTCTACGACATGACGCCACTGCCGCTGCCGCTGAAGGTCGGGGTGCCCGGCATTGGCGGGCCGATGATCACCGCCGGCGGCGTCGCCTTCCTGGGTGCTGCGGTCGACGATTATCTGCGCGCCTATGATTTGACATCGGGCAAGCAGCTCTGGCAGGCACGGCTGCCGGCCGGCGGGCAATCGACGCCGATGACCTATACGGTGGCGGACGGGCGCCAGTTCGTGGTCATCGTCGCCGGCGGCCACGGCTCGGTCGGCACCAAGCCCGGGGATTACGTAATGGCCTACGCGCTGCCGAAGTAG
- a CDS encoding dienelactone hydrolase family protein has product MTDVTTTPVITQAMIDAYDEYTHLTLDRRRFMEQLSRLAGSGAAAAAIAPLLAANSAQAAIVAENDARVKGEDITYPGSGGEMKGYLVRPANQTGKVGTVIVIHENRGLNPHIRDVARRVALEGFVALAPDFLSPLGGTPADEDKARDMFTTLDPAQAVANGVATVAFLKADKDGNGKVGAIGFCWGGGTANMLAVNAPDLAASVAYYGMQPKAADVSKIKAALLLHYAGLDDRTNAGIDAFKKELDAAHVEYKVYVYEGANHAFNNDTSAARYDKKAADLAWGRTIAFLKEKLA; this is encoded by the coding sequence ATGACCGACGTCACCACCACACCCGTGATCACCCAGGCGATGATCGACGCCTATGACGAATACACGCATCTGACGCTCGACCGCCGCCGCTTCATGGAACAACTGAGCAGGCTTGCCGGGTCGGGTGCGGCGGCGGCCGCGATCGCGCCGCTTTTGGCCGCGAACTCCGCCCAGGCGGCGATCGTTGCCGAAAACGATGCCCGCGTGAAAGGCGAGGACATCACCTATCCCGGCAGCGGCGGCGAGATGAAGGGCTATCTGGTCAGACCGGCAAACCAGACAGGCAAGGTCGGCACCGTCATCGTCATCCATGAAAACAGGGGGCTCAACCCGCATATCCGCGACGTTGCCCGGCGCGTGGCGCTGGAAGGGTTCGTGGCGCTGGCGCCCGATTTCCTGTCGCCGCTCGGCGGCACGCCCGCCGACGAGGACAAGGCGCGCGACATGTTCACCACGCTCGACCCGGCACAGGCCGTCGCCAACGGCGTTGCCACCGTCGCCTTCCTCAAGGCCGACAAGGACGGCAACGGCAAGGTCGGCGCCATCGGCTTCTGCTGGGGCGGCGGCACCGCCAACATGCTGGCCGTCAATGCCCCCGACCTTGCCGCCAGCGTCGCCTATTACGGCATGCAGCCGAAGGCCGCGGACGTGTCGAAGATCAAGGCGGCATTGCTGCTGCACTATGCCGGGCTCGACGATCGCACCAATGCCGGCATCGACGCTTTCAAGAAGGAACTGGATGCCGCCCATGTCGAATACAAGGTCTATGTCTATGAAGGCGCCAACCATGCCTTCAACAACGACACCTCAGCGGCGCGCTACGACAAGAAGGCGGCCGATCTCGCCTGGGGCCGGACGATCGCTTTTTTGAAGGAGAAACTGGCGTAG
- a CDS encoding EamA family transporter, giving the protein MNDRTQAPAASPALGGPMLLAAKLPPHVWFGVSAVFHYLGPAFAVLLFPHVGVLGMAWLRIATAALIFAPLTRPWRTFARADPQTRLLLLAFGACLAVMNCAFYLALDRLPISLVAAIEFVGTIGVALVGLRSVRNLAALTIAVTGTLLLIDVKWSSDPLGLFWAFLNGALFVGYIVLGHRVARAGAGDGIAGLGAAMAVAFLVVLPIGFTDALPAFFSPPLLIAAIGVGICSSVIPYICDQLAMSRLPRSSFALMLSLLPVTATLIGVIVLRQIPGFSDCVGIALVVAGVAFHKPARTD; this is encoded by the coding sequence ATGAACGATCGAACGCAAGCGCCTGCTGCCAGCCCTGCCCTCGGCGGCCCCATGCTCCTGGCGGCAAAACTGCCGCCGCATGTCTGGTTCGGCGTCAGCGCCGTCTTCCACTATCTGGGCCCGGCTTTCGCGGTGCTGCTTTTCCCGCATGTCGGCGTGCTCGGCATGGCGTGGCTGCGCATCGCCACCGCCGCGCTGATCTTCGCACCGCTGACGCGCCCGTGGCGGACCTTCGCCCGCGCCGATCCCCAAACCCGGCTGCTGTTGCTGGCCTTCGGCGCTTGCTTGGCAGTGATGAACTGCGCGTTCTACCTGGCGCTCGACCGGTTGCCGATCTCGCTGGTGGCAGCGATCGAATTCGTCGGCACAATCGGCGTCGCGCTGGTCGGCCTCAGGAGCGTCCGCAACCTGGCCGCCCTGACGATAGCCGTCACCGGCACCTTGCTGCTGATCGACGTGAAGTGGTCCAGCGATCCGCTCGGGCTGTTCTGGGCCTTCCTCAACGGCGCGCTCTTTGTCGGCTACATCGTGCTCGGCCACCGCGTCGCCCGCGCCGGCGCCGGTGACGGCATAGCGGGCCTGGGAGCAGCCATGGCAGTCGCCTTCTTGGTCGTGCTTCCGATCGGCTTTACCGACGCGCTGCCCGCCTTCTTCTCGCCGCCGCTGCTCATCGCCGCCATCGGCGTCGGCATCTGTTCCTCGGTCATTCCCTACATCTGCGATCAGCTCGCCATGTCGCGGCTGCCGCGTTCGAGCTTTGCGCTGATGCTGTCGCTGCTCCCGGTCACGGCAACGCTGATCGGCGTCATCGTGCTGCGCCAGATACCCGGCTTCAGCGATTGTGTTGGCATCGCGCTGGTGGTCGCCGGCGTCGCCTTCCACAAGCCGGCGAGGACGGATTAG
- a CDS encoding Lrp/AsnC family transcriptional regulator translates to MKRLRTENIDLDAADMKILRLLEKDARASTAELARAVGLSAPSVAERIKRLQENGVIEAYCVRINPAALGLKLSAWLRIRPVPGQLSVVADIIRELPEIAQCDRVTGEDCFIALAHVGSVTELERVIDRIIPYAMTNTAIIQSSPVVARSPLAAIKRSA, encoded by the coding sequence GTGAAACGCCTTCGAACCGAAAACATCGATCTCGATGCCGCGGACATGAAGATCCTGCGCCTGCTGGAAAAGGATGCGCGCGCCAGCACGGCGGAGCTGGCGCGCGCGGTCGGCCTGTCGGCACCGAGTGTCGCGGAGCGGATCAAGCGGCTGCAGGAGAACGGCGTGATCGAAGCCTATTGCGTCAGGATCAATCCCGCCGCCCTTGGCCTGAAGCTGTCGGCGTGGCTGCGGATCCGGCCGGTGCCGGGGCAATTGTCCGTGGTGGCCGACATCATCCGCGAGCTACCGGAGATCGCGCAATGCGACCGGGTGACCGGGGAGGACTGTTTCATTGCGCTCGCGCATGTCGGCTCGGTAACGGAGCTGGAACGGGTGATCGACCGGATCATCCCCTACGCGATGACCAACACGGCCATCATCCAGTCGTCGCCGGTGGTGGCGCGCTCGCCGCTGGCTGCGATCAAAAGATCGGCGTAG